A portion of the Luxibacter massiliensis genome contains these proteins:
- a CDS encoding AraC family transcriptional regulator encodes MYVDSAYWHNKALDFKDKRHSLFVTSCGTYRLLTKPKLPTNRPRGRIDYQILYIASGKAHFYFNGIEEIVAAGNMVIYRPKEEQRYYYYGADHTEVYWVHFTGSNVKNILRKYGIPDKAHVIHTGTSLEYKHIFLQMIRELKLCKEDYEELLVNYLKQLLIMLHRLMGRKPKGRNRLLMEEMDSAVSYFHENYNKPISIEEYAAGRHMSISWFIRNFKEYTEATPAQYIQSLRISNAQTLLETTNYNVSEIAQILGYDDPFYFSRVFKKQSGLSPTEFRRQLQQDT; translated from the coding sequence ATGTATGTAGATTCTGCTTATTGGCATAATAAGGCACTTGACTTCAAAGACAAAAGGCATTCTTTGTTTGTCACCAGCTGCGGAACCTACCGCCTGCTCACAAAGCCAAAGCTTCCGACTAACAGGCCCCGCGGCAGAATCGATTATCAGATACTCTATATTGCTTCTGGCAAGGCCCATTTTTATTTTAACGGTATAGAAGAAATTGTTGCTGCCGGTAACATGGTCATTTACCGCCCTAAAGAGGAGCAGCGCTATTACTACTATGGGGCTGACCATACGGAAGTATATTGGGTGCATTTTACTGGCAGCAATGTAAAAAATATTCTGAGAAAATACGGCATCCCAGATAAGGCACATGTGATTCATACCGGCACTTCTTTGGAATATAAACATATTTTTTTGCAGATGATCCGTGAATTGAAATTGTGTAAAGAGGATTATGAAGAATTGCTTGTCAATTATCTGAAACAACTTTTGATTATGCTGCATCGGTTAATGGGCCGCAAGCCCAAAGGCAGGAACCGCCTGCTTATGGAAGAAATGGACTCTGCAGTTTCGTATTTCCACGAAAATTATAATAAGCCCATTAGCATCGAAGAATACGCCGCCGGGCGCCATATGAGCATCAGTTGGTTCATTAGGAATTTCAAAGAATATACAGAAGCAACGCCAGCTCAATATATTCAATCCTTACGCATCTCTAACGCGCAGACGCTGCTTGAGACAACTAATTACAATGTTTCCGAGATTGCTCAAATTCTCGGGTATGACGACCCATTTTACTTTAGCCGCGTTTTCAAAAAGCAAAGCGGATTGTCACCTACTGAATTCCGCAGACAGCTTCAGCAAGATACCTAA
- a CDS encoding glycoside hydrolase family 2 TIM barrel-domain containing protein, with the protein MLIPRHYENLHVLHENTMPNRSYYIPASRAMDSLVEHREESDRFQLLNGKWRFRYYESIYDLQEKFYERAFDVSQFDEVWVPGVWQNYGYDSHQYTNVRYPFPFDPPYVPQDNPCGTYVYDFEYKKDESAPRAYLVFEGVDSCFYVWVNGEYVGYSQVSHSTSEFDVTEILQEGKNRVAALVLKWCDGSYLEDQDKFRMSGIFNDVYLLNRPQQCMYDYYIRTSHTDIKAVVNVEIKYLGNAVPTKVSMIDADGVTVAEESVVFKTEECGAARIDLVIKNPKLWNPESPYLYRIVFETENEVITDRVGVREIYIENNVVHFNGKPIIFRGVNRHDSDPVTGFTISIDKIKKDMEMMKQHNFNAIRSSHYPNAPFFYQLCDEYGFFVVDEADNESHGPSEIYYENNEFENKSKRWNEAISDNPDFVGATVDRVKRCVEREKNRPCIVIWSMGNECAYGCTFEEALKWTKEFDPTRLTHFESARYHGGKRKYEFSNLDLFSRMYPPFHEIDEYLEGHPDKPFILIEYSHSMGNGPGDFEDYFQKFHAEKIMCGGFVWEWCDHGIYKGLADNGKEMYYYGGDHKEEVHDGNFCMDGLVYPDRRPHTGLLEYKNVYRPIRVLSFDQKDKKITFHNYLDFTNAKDYIQMKYEVGCDGYIREEGELPSISIEPQKSATVELPIEIPEKGRAFLKITYYSTKAAALVPSGHLLGFDEIALENTDQRNQEVVQDIEKFGSHDAAMKVDETDTFVELEGNGFKYRLDKRTGLFSSLEYNGVEQIEKPMEVNIWRAPTDNDMYIQKEWYRAKYDKTSVRAYDSRVERAESTVAVQCHMSLAANGIQKILNMDTTWKIDGRGAISLHMKVERLPEFPMLPRFGLRLFLNKTLDHVSYYGMGPAESYCDKHRASSHGIYTAQVSELHEDYIKPQENGSHYDCSYVTAEGEHCKLAVMSETTFSFNASVYTQEELTAKKHNFELQPSENTVLCLDYAQNGIGSNSCGPELAEKYRLDSPGFEFRIMLIPYRK; encoded by the coding sequence GTGCTTATACCAAGACATTATGAAAATCTTCACGTGCTGCATGAAAATACAATGCCGAACCGCAGTTATTATATTCCTGCGTCTAGGGCAATGGATTCTTTAGTGGAACACCGTGAAGAATCAGACCGCTTCCAATTATTAAATGGGAAATGGAGGTTCCGATATTATGAAAGCATTTATGACTTACAGGAAAAATTCTACGAAAGGGCCTTTGATGTAAGTCAGTTTGATGAAGTGTGGGTTCCGGGAGTATGGCAGAATTATGGTTATGATTCCCATCAATATACAAATGTCCGGTATCCGTTTCCATTTGACCCACCCTATGTGCCGCAGGATAATCCATGTGGGACATATGTATATGATTTTGAATACAAAAAAGACGAGTCGGCGCCAAGAGCATACTTAGTATTTGAAGGGGTTGATTCGTGTTTCTATGTGTGGGTCAATGGGGAGTATGTTGGATATAGCCAGGTTTCCCATTCTACCAGCGAATTTGATGTGACGGAAATTCTCCAGGAAGGAAAAAACCGTGTTGCAGCGCTGGTTCTGAAATGGTGTGACGGCAGTTACCTGGAAGACCAGGACAAGTTCCGTATGAGCGGTATTTTTAACGATGTGTATTTACTGAACCGGCCTCAACAGTGCATGTATGACTATTATATTAGGACCTCCCACACGGATATAAAGGCAGTGGTAAACGTAGAAATCAAGTATCTTGGGAATGCCGTTCCAACCAAAGTCAGCATGATAGATGCAGATGGTGTTACGGTGGCAGAAGAAAGTGTGGTTTTTAAGACAGAAGAATGTGGGGCAGCAAGGATTGATCTGGTTATAAAAAACCCAAAGCTTTGGAACCCAGAATCTCCATATCTATATAGGATTGTTTTTGAAACAGAGAATGAGGTAATAACAGACAGAGTGGGCGTCCGTGAAATATATATCGAAAATAATGTGGTGCACTTCAATGGAAAACCGATTATTTTCCGTGGTGTAAACAGACATGATTCTGACCCGGTTACTGGGTTCACCATTTCTATTGACAAGATCAAGAAGGATATGGAAATGATGAAGCAGCACAATTTCAATGCAATCCGTTCCAGTCATTATCCAAATGCCCCGTTCTTTTACCAGCTATGCGATGAATATGGATTCTTTGTTGTGGATGAAGCTGACAACGAAAGCCATGGACCCTCTGAAATCTATTATGAAAATAACGAATTTGAAAATAAGAGTAAGCGCTGGAATGAGGCCATTTCCGACAATCCAGACTTTGTAGGGGCAACCGTAGACAGAGTAAAACGCTGTGTGGAGAGAGAAAAAAACAGACCTTGTATTGTTATCTGGTCTATGGGAAATGAGTGTGCATACGGATGTACCTTTGAAGAAGCGCTGAAATGGACTAAGGAGTTCGACCCCACACGCCTTACACATTTTGAAAGTGCAAGATATCATGGTGGAAAACGGAAATATGAATTCTCCAACCTGGACTTATTCAGCAGAATGTATCCGCCGTTTCATGAGATAGATGAATACCTGGAGGGCCACCCGGATAAGCCCTTTATTTTGATTGAGTACAGCCATTCTATGGGAAACGGGCCTGGAGATTTTGAGGATTATTTTCAGAAATTCCATGCAGAGAAAATAATGTGCGGCGGATTTGTCTGGGAATGGTGTGACCATGGTATCTATAAAGGTTTGGCTGACAACGGGAAAGAAATGTATTACTATGGCGGAGACCACAAAGAGGAAGTACATGACGGCAACTTTTGTATGGACGGCCTGGTTTATCCAGACAGAAGGCCGCACACTGGACTGCTGGAATATAAGAACGTTTACAGGCCAATCAGGGTCTTATCCTTTGACCAGAAAGATAAGAAGATTACATTCCATAATTATTTAGATTTTACAAACGCCAAAGACTATATTCAGATGAAATATGAAGTGGGCTGTGACGGCTATATCAGAGAAGAGGGAGAGCTGCCATCCATCTCTATTGAACCACAGAAGTCTGCAACAGTAGAGCTTCCCATTGAGATTCCGGAGAAAGGAAGGGCATTCTTAAAGATTACTTATTACTCCACAAAAGCGGCTGCGTTAGTTCCGTCCGGCCATCTGCTCGGGTTTGATGAAATTGCACTTGAAAATACAGATCAGAGGAACCAGGAAGTAGTACAGGATATTGAAAAGTTTGGAAGTCATGATGCTGCAATGAAAGTAGATGAAACCGATACATTTGTAGAGCTTGAAGGAAACGGGTTTAAATATAGATTGGATAAGCGGACAGGGTTATTTTCCAGTTTAGAGTATAACGGCGTGGAACAAATTGAAAAACCGATGGAAGTTAATATCTGGCGTGCACCCACAGATAATGATATGTACATCCAGAAAGAGTGGTACAGGGCAAAGTATGATAAGACATCTGTACGGGCATATGATTCCCGTGTGGAAAGAGCAGAGAGTACGGTGGCAGTCCAATGCCATATGTCTTTGGCAGCCAATGGGATCCAGAAAATATTGAATATGGATACCACCTGGAAAATAGATGGAAGGGGGGCAATCAGCCTGCATATGAAAGTAGAACGGCTCCCGGAATTCCCCATGCTTCCAAGATTCGGCCTGCGCCTGTTCCTGAATAAAACATTGGACCATGTGAGCTATTATGGTATGGGCCCGGCTGAGAGCTACTGCGATAAGCACAGAGCTTCCAGCCATGGCATTTATACTGCACAGGTAAGTGAATTACATGAGGATTACATCAAACCCCAGGAAAACGGGAGTCATTATGATTGTTCTTATGTGACGGCAGAAGGAGAACACTGTAAGCTGGCAGTAATGTCGGAGACAACATTTTCATTCAATGCCTCTGTTTATACACAAGAAGAGCTGACCGCAAAAAAACATAACTTTGAACTGCAGCCTTCTGAAAATACGGTTTTATGCCTGGATTATGCACAAAACGGTATTGGGTCAAACAGCTGCGGCCCAGAACTGGCAGAAAAGTACAGATTAGACAGTCCTGGGTTTGAATTTAGAATTATGCTGATACCATACAGGAAATGA
- a CDS encoding MFS transporter, which produces MEEKKYLKWYNKVGYGSGDIAGNMVYAFLTSFVMIYLTNTVGLNAGIVGTLIAVSKLFDGITDVFFGSMIDKTKSKMGKARPWMLYGYIGCAVTLAAIFAIPEDAGEFAQYAWFFIAYTLLNAVFYTANNIAYSALTALITKNNKERVEMGSYRFIFAFSTSLLIQSVTLAFVDSLGGGAAGWRTVAVIYAVIGLIVNTLSAMSVKELSEEELAEDIGKSGVDEKYTLIDAAKLLFSNKYYVMICATYILQQIYIAMVNMGLYYMMYILFNKELYPVFSWASNIPLIIALLITPSLVAKWKGMYKLNLTGYMIGTAGRMLVVAAAYLGSVELMIAFTALASFGTGPWQGDMNAVIAECSEYTYLTKKKRVDGTMYSCTSLGVKLGGGLGTAISGWLLALSGFNEKLTIQPDSCLQMLRIMFLWIPFVITLIITIIMSKMKVEKANAELKTQKSII; this is translated from the coding sequence ATGGAAGAAAAGAAATACTTAAAATGGTATAACAAAGTTGGTTATGGCTCAGGAGATATTGCAGGAAACATGGTCTATGCGTTTCTCACCTCCTTTGTTATGATTTATCTTACCAATACAGTAGGTCTGAATGCAGGTATTGTAGGTACATTGATTGCAGTTTCAAAACTCTTTGATGGAATAACGGATGTTTTTTTCGGGTCCATGATTGATAAAACCAAAAGCAAGATGGGAAAAGCCAGGCCATGGATGCTTTATGGATACATTGGATGTGCAGTCACACTGGCAGCAATTTTTGCGATTCCAGAGGATGCGGGGGAGTTTGCACAGTATGCGTGGTTTTTCATCGCATATACATTGCTTAACGCAGTATTTTATACGGCAAATAACATTGCGTATTCTGCACTGACGGCTTTAATCACGAAGAATAATAAAGAAAGAGTGGAGATGGGGTCATATCGTTTTATCTTTGCTTTTTCTACCAGCCTTTTGATTCAGTCCGTAACACTTGCTTTTGTGGACAGCCTTGGGGGCGGAGCAGCAGGATGGAGGACAGTGGCCGTTATTTATGCTGTGATCGGCTTGATTGTCAACACCCTGTCGGCGATGTCAGTGAAGGAACTTTCAGAAGAAGAACTGGCGGAGGATATTGGAAAATCGGGAGTGGATGAAAAGTATACCTTGATTGATGCCGCTAAATTATTATTTTCTAACAAGTATTATGTGATGATCTGCGCCACATATATCCTGCAGCAGATTTATATAGCCATGGTAAATATGGGCCTCTATTACATGATGTATATTTTGTTCAATAAAGAATTATATCCAGTATTCTCATGGGCAAGCAATATACCGCTGATTATTGCACTTCTGATCACTCCGTCTTTGGTTGCCAAATGGAAAGGAATGTATAAATTAAATCTGACAGGTTATATGATTGGAACAGCTGGGCGTATGCTTGTAGTTGCAGCGGCATATCTGGGAAGTGTGGAACTGATGATTGCATTTACGGCATTGGCTTCTTTTGGCACTGGCCCATGGCAGGGGGATATGAATGCAGTGATTGCAGAATGCTCTGAGTACACCTATCTGACAAAGAAGAAACGTGTTGATGGAACCATGTATTCCTGTACATCATTGGGCGTGAAGCTTGGCGGAGGCTTGGGAACTGCGATTTCAGGGTGGCTTCTGGCGCTTAGTGGATTTAATGAGAAATTAACCATACAGCCGGATTCTTGTTTACAGATGCTAAGGATCATGTTTTTATGGATTCCTTTCGTCATAACGCTGATAATCACAATTATCATGTCAAAAATGAAAGTAGAAAAAGCAAATGCAGAATTAAAAACACAGAAATCAATTATATAA
- a CDS encoding FAD-dependent oxidoreductase — protein MKTVIIGGVAGGATAAARIRRLDEQAEIIVFERSGYVSYANCGLPYYIGGIIEDPEELTLQTPESFFSRFHVTMKVHHEVTSIDPKEKKVSVKNLETGEEFEESYDKLLLSPGAKPTQPRLPGAGLDKLFTLRTVEDTFRIKEYIAQNNPKSVVLAGGGFIGLELAENLRELGMEVTIVQRPKQLMNPFDSDMASFIHSEVRKHGIRLALGHTVEGFEEKDGKVAVLLKDESPLTADMVVLAIGVTPDTPLAKKAGLALGMKDSILVNDRMETSLPDIYAVGDAVQVKHYVTGSDALISLAGPANKQGRIAADNICGGDSKYQGSQGSSVIKVFSLTAAATGVNETNAKKAGLDVDAIILSPMSHAGYYPGGRLMTMKVVFEKNTFRLLGAQIVGYEGVDKRIDVLATAIHAGMSVIALKDLDLAYAPPYSSAKDPVNMAGFMAENIAKGILKQFHLEDVAQLPHDGSVTLLDTRTAGEYAGGHIEGFVNIPVDGLRERLDEIDKGKPVYVICQSGLRSYIAARILAGNGFDCYNFSGGFRFYNAVMHERGLIQSSSPCGIDNPKA, from the coding sequence ATGAAAACTGTAATTATCGGCGGGGTAGCAGGAGGCGCCACAGCGGCAGCCCGGATACGCAGGCTGGATGAACAGGCGGAAATTATTGTTTTTGAACGTTCTGGATATGTTTCTTATGCGAACTGCGGATTGCCCTACTATATTGGAGGGATTATTGAAGACCCGGAAGAGCTCACCCTTCAGACTCCTGAAAGCTTTTTCTCCAGGTTCCATGTCACAATGAAAGTACATCACGAAGTAACCTCCATTGACCCAAAGGAGAAAAAAGTTTCCGTGAAGAACCTGGAAACAGGAGAAGAATTTGAGGAAAGTTATGATAAGCTGCTTCTGTCTCCCGGCGCAAAACCAACTCAGCCGCGGCTGCCAGGGGCAGGTTTGGACAAATTATTTACCCTGCGTACAGTGGAAGACACTTTTCGCATCAAGGAATATATCGCCCAGAACAACCCTAAATCTGTTGTTCTTGCAGGGGGAGGGTTTATCGGCCTGGAACTGGCAGAAAACCTTCGAGAACTGGGCATGGAGGTAACTATTGTCCAGCGGCCAAAACAATTAATGAACCCTTTTGATTCAGATATGGCCTCTTTTATACACAGCGAAGTAAGAAAGCATGGAATACGTCTGGCTCTCGGGCATACGGTAGAAGGATTCGAGGAAAAAGATGGAAAAGTGGCAGTCTTATTAAAGGATGAGAGTCCCCTCACTGCAGATATGGTTGTTCTGGCCATCGGCGTAACCCCTGATACGCCTCTTGCTAAGAAGGCCGGCCTTGCACTCGGCATGAAAGACAGTATCCTTGTAAATGACAGGATGGAGACCAGTCTTCCGGATATTTATGCAGTCGGGGACGCGGTACAGGTAAAGCATTATGTCACAGGGTCAGACGCCCTGATTTCTCTGGCCGGCCCGGCAAATAAACAGGGCAGGATTGCCGCAGATAATATTTGCGGCGGTGACAGCAAATACCAAGGCTCCCAGGGAAGCTCCGTAATCAAAGTCTTCAGCCTCACTGCTGCTGCCACGGGCGTCAATGAGACAAACGCTAAAAAAGCTGGACTGGATGTTGACGCCATCATCCTCTCTCCCATGAGCCACGCAGGTTATTACCCAGGGGGCAGGCTAATGACCATGAAAGTAGTTTTTGAGAAAAATACATTCAGGCTGCTTGGCGCCCAGATTGTCGGCTATGAAGGTGTAGATAAACGCATTGATGTGCTGGCCACAGCAATTCACGCAGGAATGTCTGTAATTGCATTAAAAGATCTGGACCTGGCTTATGCGCCTCCCTACTCTTCTGCCAAAGACCCTGTCAATATGGCTGGGTTTATGGCGGAGAATATAGCAAAGGGGATCCTAAAACAGTTCCATTTAGAGGATGTGGCACAGCTGCCTCATGACGGCTCAGTTACTCTTTTGGATACCCGCACTGCCGGCGAGTATGCAGGCGGCCATATTGAAGGATTTGTAAACATTCCAGTAGATGGACTCCGGGAGCGCCTTGACGAGATTGATAAAGGCAAACCAGTCTATGTCATCTGCCAGAGCGGCCTGCGCAGCTACATTGCAGCACGTATCCTGGCTGGGAATGGGTTTGACTGTTATAATTTTTCAGGCGGCTTCCGCTTCTATAACGCAGTCATGCATGAACGGGGCCTGATCCAGTCATCCTCTCCATGTGGCATAGATAACCCAAAAGCCTGA
- a CDS encoding rhodanese-like domain-containing protein: MGFLNFLQGPDINQGINEYGKTAGAVLLDVRTVQEYREGHIPDSQNLPLQSLEGISKIAGSKDTPLFVYCHSGSRSRQAVGALSRMGYTSVKNIGGIAAYSGKVVH; the protein is encoded by the coding sequence ATGGGATTTTTAAATTTTCTGCAAGGCCCTGATATTAATCAGGGAATCAACGAATATGGGAAAACAGCAGGGGCAGTGCTGTTAGATGTACGTACGGTACAGGAATACAGGGAAGGGCATATTCCTGACAGCCAAAACCTTCCCCTTCAGTCGTTGGAGGGAATCAGCAAAATTGCCGGGAGCAAAGATACTCCCCTTTTTGTATACTGCCATAGCGGAAGCAGAAGCCGCCAGGCCGTAGGCGCCCTGAGCAGGATGGGATACACAAGTGTAAAAAATATAGGCGGCATAGCTGCTTACTCAGGAAAGGTGGTACATTAA
- a CDS encoding SDR family NAD(P)-dependent oxidoreductase, translating into MLRLKDKVAIITGGSRGIGFATADRFLEEGAKVIIAASSQETTAKAVSKLKEMHPGSVIDGIYPNLSSLESVRQAFQEATSKYGCVDILVNNAGISESTPFMEYTEEDFDKTMDLNVKGVFNATRAASECMVARGTGVILSTSSMVSIYGQPSGVAYPTSKFAVNGLTVSLARELGPKGIRVNAVAPGITETDMMKAVPKEVIEPMIQQIPLRRLGQPVDIANAFVFLASEEASYITGVVLRVDGMART; encoded by the coding sequence ATGTTAAGATTAAAAGATAAAGTAGCCATTATTACTGGCGGAAGTCGTGGTATAGGCTTTGCTACTGCAGACAGATTTTTAGAGGAAGGGGCCAAAGTCATTATCGCTGCCAGCTCCCAGGAAACTACTGCCAAGGCAGTCAGTAAATTAAAGGAAATGCATCCCGGTTCTGTGATAGATGGAATCTATCCAAATCTCTCTAGTTTGGAGTCTGTCCGCCAGGCATTCCAGGAAGCCACATCCAAATATGGCTGTGTAGATATTCTGGTCAATAATGCAGGCATATCTGAAAGTACTCCGTTTATGGAATATACAGAAGAAGATTTTGACAAAACTATGGATTTAAATGTCAAGGGTGTGTTTAATGCCACACGGGCAGCCAGTGAATGTATGGTGGCCCGGGGAACAGGGGTCATTCTCTCCACCTCTTCTATGGTCAGTATCTATGGCCAGCCAAGCGGCGTGGCCTACCCCACATCCAAGTTTGCAGTCAACGGACTGACCGTCTCTCTTGCCCGGGAATTGGGGCCAAAAGGTATCCGAGTAAATGCCGTTGCGCCAGGCATTACAGAGACAGACATGATGAAAGCAGTTCCCAAAGAGGTCATCGAGCCAATGATCCAGCAAATTCCCTTACGCCGCCTGGGACAGCCTGTGGATATTGCAAATGCATTTGTATTCCTTGCCTCAGAGGAAGCTTCTTATATTACAGGCGTTGTCCTGCGTGTGGACGGTATGGCCAGGACATAA
- a CDS encoding DNA-3-methyladenine glycosylase I, with protein MEWSDGRIRCRWANPKNEAYIQYHDREWGIPVYDDGHLFEMLVLESFQAGLSWECVLNKREAFREAFDSFDLSKICAYQEADIERLMGDSRIIRNKLKIKAAVNNAQVFCEIQREFQSFSNYIWQWTEGRIIYETGLAYSPLSDAVSKDLKKRGMKFVGTTIIYSYMQAIGIIYSHEEGCFLEHCES; from the coding sequence ATGGAGTGGAGCGACGGGCGGATAAGGTGCAGGTGGGCGAACCCCAAAAATGAGGCATATATTCAGTACCATGACAGGGAATGGGGGATTCCTGTATATGACGACGGCCATTTATTTGAGATGCTGGTTTTGGAATCTTTTCAGGCCGGACTGTCCTGGGAATGTGTACTCAATAAACGGGAGGCATTCAGGGAGGCATTCGACAGCTTTGACTTAAGCAAAATCTGTGCATACCAGGAAGCGGACATAGAGCGGCTGATGGGGGATTCAAGAATTATCCGAAATAAGCTGAAAATAAAGGCGGCTGTCAATAATGCACAAGTATTCTGTGAGATACAGAGGGAGTTCCAGAGTTTTTCTAATTATATATGGCAATGGACAGAGGGCAGAATCATCTATGAGACAGGATTGGCATATTCGCCATTGTCCGATGCAGTCTCAAAGGATCTAAAGAAGCGGGGAATGAAATTTGTGGGCACCACAATTATTTATTCTTATATGCAGGCCATAGGCATTATTTATTCCCATGAGGAAGGCTGCTTTCTGGAGCATTGTGAAAGTTAA
- the udp gene encoding uridine phosphorylase, which produces MVNYSENEGKLYHIQAGPGDVGRYVILPGDPKRCEKIAAYLEHPELIADSREYVTYTGMLGHERVSVTSTGIGGPSAAIAMEELVMAGADTFIRVGTSGGMDLNVKSGDLVIANGAVRMEGTSREYAPIEFPAVPDFEVTAALVRAAGKLRLPYHVGVVQCKDSFYGQHSPMTKPVGYELMSKWDAWVKLGCKASEMESAALFVVAGSLKVRVGSVFVVLANQERAKQGLYNPVVHDTDGAIRTAIEAIRELIREDERKK; this is translated from the coding sequence ATGGTAAATTATTCGGAAAATGAAGGAAAGCTATATCATATTCAGGCGGGCCCCGGGGATGTGGGGCGCTACGTAATTCTCCCCGGCGACCCAAAGCGCTGTGAAAAGATCGCGGCCTATCTGGAGCATCCAGAGCTGATAGCGGACAGCAGGGAGTATGTCACTTATACAGGTATGCTTGGCCATGAAAGGGTGAGCGTCACTTCTACGGGAATCGGCGGCCCCTCTGCGGCAATAGCCATGGAAGAGCTGGTGATGGCTGGAGCTGATACTTTTATAAGGGTGGGAACCAGCGGAGGCATGGATCTGAATGTGAAGAGCGGAGACTTAGTGATTGCCAATGGTGCAGTCCGCATGGAGGGAACCAGCAGGGAGTACGCCCCTATCGAATTTCCAGCGGTGCCGGATTTTGAGGTCACAGCAGCCCTTGTACGTGCCGCAGGGAAGCTGAGGCTTCCATACCATGTAGGCGTGGTGCAGTGTAAGGATTCTTTTTATGGGCAGCACTCCCCCATGACAAAGCCGGTGGGATATGAGCTGATGAGTAAATGGGACGCATGGGTGAAGCTGGGCTGTAAGGCATCGGAGATGGAGTCTGCAGCGCTGTTTGTTGTGGCAGGGAGCCTGAAAGTGAGGGTGGGGTCTGTGTTTGTTGTCCTGGCCAATCAGGAGAGGGCAAAGCAGGGCCTTTATAATCCCGTGGTACATGATACGGACGGGGCAATCCGCACAGCCATTGAGGCCATAAGGGAGTTAATAAGAGAAGATGAGAGGAAAAAATAA
- a CDS encoding cytidine deaminase: protein MGDIQAQEVKRLIREATEAMAYSYSPYSGFKVGAALLADNGNIYKGCNIENAAYTPSNCAERTAFYKAVSEGVSKFRAICIVGGKDGRLTGFTAPCGVCRQVMMEFCNPGSFQVILAVDEACYKIYRLEELFPEGFGPENLA from the coding sequence ATGGGAGATATCCAGGCGCAGGAAGTGAAAAGGCTGATCCGGGAGGCAACAGAGGCAATGGCATATTCCTACTCACCTTATTCAGGTTTTAAAGTGGGGGCGGCATTGCTGGCAGACAATGGAAATATATATAAAGGCTGCAATATTGAAAACGCCGCCTATACCCCGTCAAATTGTGCGGAGAGGACAGCCTTTTATAAGGCGGTCAGTGAAGGCGTCAGCAAGTTTCGGGCAATCTGCATCGTGGGGGGCAAAGACGGCAGGCTGACCGGCTTTACTGCTCCCTGCGGAGTATGCAGGCAGGTGATGATGGAGTTTTGTAATCCCGGGAGTTTTCAGGTGATCCTGGCAGTAGATGAGGCGTGTTATAAGATATACCGCCTGGAAGAACTGTTCCCAGAGGGGTTTGGGCCGGAAAATTTGGCATAG
- a CDS encoding heavy-metal-associated domain-containing protein codes for MATGIICVVIILICVLGVRSYAKKLTQGCCGGGDAVKKVKPKDKNTAHYPYISKVQIEGMTCTNCGQRIENAFNSMEGVWAKVDSQAGNGTIRMKQRLKEEELKKVVERLGYTAVNVEYL; via the coding sequence ATGGCAACAGGAATTATATGTGTGGTTATTATACTTATTTGTGTATTGGGGGTAAGAAGCTATGCAAAGAAACTGACCCAGGGGTGCTGCGGCGGCGGAGATGCAGTTAAAAAGGTGAAGCCAAAGGACAAAAATACGGCGCACTACCCGTATATCAGCAAGGTGCAGATTGAAGGGATGACCTGTACAAATTGTGGGCAGCGCATTGAAAATGCTTTTAACAGTATGGAAGGCGTCTGGGCGAAGGTGGATTCACAGGCAGGCAACGGCACAATCCGGATGAAACAAAGGCTTAAAGAAGAGGAGCTGAAAAAAGTGGTTGAAAGACTGGGTTACACAGCTGTCAATGTAGAGTATCTGTAA